In Bacteroidia bacterium, the following proteins share a genomic window:
- a CDS encoding OmpA family protein — translation MRGVLAIIGLFLIRALSFAQPEFAADYKEAKYYEDLEDYQNLLKVYERIYQKDTSNALIKYKIGQVYAEKLNQPEKAMSYFIAAAKSGGKNIEARLYYIVGNYYKSKGKFQEALYMFQKYLVTCPIKDITTVDAEKSVKHCKVGIQLLKRPIISTTTNMGPEINSPQEDNHIVIAPDESFILFASNRPDKNTAAGGSTDIFMARRVTGVKYANPVRLPPPVNTNGYDIPLCLMPDGKTLYIFNSLKNEGDIYVTTLDPTTGKCTPPQPLPPTINRPDSYEGDATLSPDGKMIIFTSDREGGIGGKDLYISYKDDKGEWQPAQLMGFNINTDGDEFAPFYHAETKTLYFSSNKHPGIGETDIFRTTLQPNNTWTPPENLGIPINTYRDDEGFVISPKSKVAYSCSRGDVKEREGYQDIYQINIPKGLEGLATVSFTGVVKDKRTQKPLEAKIIIEDIQAKQRISELTTDPLDGSYTIILAPGKEYAISITAPGYLFTSDNIVIPADTKAQEITKNQFLTPISKGEKVTLNNIFFDTGKATLKPQSILELNRVVALMQANPRMKIRINGHTDNQGDEKSNLILSEERAKSVADYLIKANIAQDRIQTKGFGQSQPIADNSTEEGRRLNRRTELEIIE, via the coding sequence ATGCGAGGTGTATTAGCGATAATTGGATTATTTTTAATAAGAGCCTTATCATTTGCCCAACCCGAGTTTGCCGCTGACTACAAAGAAGCTAAGTACTATGAGGATTTAGAAGATTATCAAAACTTACTTAAAGTTTATGAACGGATATATCAAAAAGATACTAGTAATGCTCTGATTAAGTATAAAATTGGACAAGTATATGCGGAAAAGCTCAATCAGCCCGAAAAAGCTATGTCATATTTTATTGCTGCAGCTAAGTCAGGTGGAAAAAACATAGAAGCACGATTATACTACATTGTAGGAAATTACTATAAGAGTAAAGGGAAATTTCAAGAAGCACTGTACATGTTCCAAAAATATCTTGTAACTTGTCCGATTAAAGACATTACCACAGTAGACGCTGAAAAATCTGTAAAACATTGCAAAGTAGGTATTCAACTGCTCAAACGACCTATTATCTCTACTACTACTAATATGGGACCCGAAATAAACTCTCCTCAAGAAGATAACCACATAGTTATCGCCCCTGACGAAAGTTTTATTTTGTTTGCTTCAAATAGACCAGATAAAAATACTGCAGCAGGTGGAAGTACAGATATTTTTATGGCAAGGCGAGTAACAGGAGTAAAATATGCTAATCCTGTGCGCCTACCTCCACCAGTTAACACAAATGGTTATGATATTCCATTATGCTTAATGCCCGATGGCAAAACTTTATACATTTTCAACTCACTCAAAAATGAAGGTGATATTTATGTAACCACATTGGACCCCACTACAGGTAAATGTACTCCTCCTCAACCCTTACCCCCTACTATCAACCGCCCTGATAGTTATGAGGGTGATGCTACCCTCTCTCCCGATGGAAAAATGATTATTTTTACTAGTGATAGAGAAGGAGGAATAGGGGGAAAAGATTTATATATCAGTTACAAAGATGATAAAGGAGAATGGCAGCCTGCACAGCTCATGGGCTTTAATATCAATACTGATGGTGATGAATTTGCTCCTTTTTATCACGCAGAAACCAAAACTTTATATTTCAGCTCTAACAAACATCCAGGCATTGGAGAAACTGACATATTCCGAACCACTTTACAACCTAATAATACCTGGACACCCCCTGAAAATTTAGGTATACCCATCAATACTTATAGAGATGATGAGGGTTTTGTTATTTCACCTAAAAGTAAAGTTGCTTATTCTTGTTCACGAGGAGATGTTAAAGAGCGAGAAGGCTATCAAGACATTTATCAAATAAATATACCTAAAGGTTTAGAAGGTTTAGCTACGGTTTCATTCACAGGAGTAGTAAAAGACAAACGAACACAAAAGCCTTTGGAAGCCAAAATTATTATCGAAGACATTCAAGCTAAACAACGAATTTCAGAACTTACCACAGACCCTTTAGATGGCTCTTATACTATCATTTTGGCACCGGGTAAGGAATACGCTATCTCTATTACTGCACCAGGATACTTATTTACCTCTGATAATATCGTTATCCCCGCTGATACTAAGGCACAAGAAATTACTAAAAACCAATTCCTAACTCCTATTTCGAAGGGCGAAAAAGTAACTCTCAATAATATATTTTTTGATACAGGTAAAGCTACTCTAAAGCCACAGTCAATTTTGGAGCTTAATAGAGTAGTAGCTTTAATGCAGGCTAATCCACGTATGAAAATACGCATCAACGGACATACAGACAATCAAGGTGATGAGAAGTCCAATTTAATTTTATCAGAGGAGCGTGCTAAATCTGTGGCAGATTATCTTATCAAAGCAAATATAGCCCAAGACCGAATCCAAACCAAAGGATTTGGACAATCTCAGCCGATAGCAGATAATTCTACCGAAGAAGGAAGAAGACTAAACCGGCGAACAGAGCTCGAAATAATAGAATAG
- a CDS encoding DUF2795 domain-containing protein, producing MYWTLELVSYLEDAPWPATKEELIDYATRSGAPLEVIENLQQLEDDGEPYESIEEIWPDYPTDEDFLFPEDEY from the coding sequence ATGTACTGGACATTAGAATTAGTTTCTTACCTTGAGGATGCCCCTTGGCCAGCTACCAAAGAAGAATTGATTGATTATGCCACTCGTTCAGGGGCACCTTTGGAAGTTATAGAAAACTTGCAGCAATTAGAAGATGATGGGGAACCTTATGAAAGTATAGAAGAAATCTGGCCAGATTATCCCACAGATGAGGATTTTCTATTCCCTGAAGATGAATACTGA
- a CDS encoding ABC transporter ATP-binding protein, with product MNTDCVLTLKNLSLSYYGQTVLKNTSLCARRGVFYALLGLNGSGKSSLFKAITKNIFYQGTIYVENQDIQNLSTRKLAQKVALLAQQNTVFAPLTVWEIVLMGRYPYRPVFWHYSAEDTEICQQALYRTQTDTLKHRKIRELSGGEAQRVWLAQKLAQNTPILLLDEPTQHLDIKQKKLFYHLLQNIIQNERKTIIMSTHDLNEIKQVSGTIWYIYQKNIHVIENYTAEDVDKVKEKLLS from the coding sequence ATGAATACTGATTGTGTTCTAACTCTAAAAAACTTATCCTTGTCCTATTATGGACAAACTGTTTTGAAGAACACCTCGTTGTGCGCACGACGAGGTGTTTTTTATGCTCTTTTAGGACTAAACGGAAGTGGCAAAAGCTCATTATTCAAAGCCATCACTAAAAATATATTCTATCAAGGTACAATATATGTTGAAAACCAAGATATACAAAATCTATCTACTCGCAAATTAGCCCAAAAAGTAGCTCTACTTGCCCAACAGAATACAGTTTTTGCACCTTTAACCGTGTGGGAAATAGTCTTAATGGGTAGATATCCCTACCGCCCTGTATTTTGGCATTATTCAGCAGAGGATACTGAGATCTGCCAACAGGCTTTATATCGTACTCAAACAGATACCTTAAAACACAGAAAAATACGCGAGCTCTCAGGCGGTGAAGCACAAAGAGTATGGCTAGCTCAAAAACTTGCACAAAATACCCCAATTCTATTGCTAGATGAACCTACACAGCACTTGGATATTAAACAAAAAAAACTATTTTATCACTTGTTGCAAAATATTATCCAAAATGAACGCAAAACCATTATTATGAGTACCCATGACTTGAATGAAATAAAACAAGTCAGCGGAACTATATGGTATATTTATCAAAAAAACATTCATGTCATAGAAAATTATACTGCCGAAGACGTTGATAAAGTCAAAGAAAAACTTTTAAGCTAA
- the truB gene encoding tRNA pseudouridine(55) synthase TruB produces MQYDFAKGEVLLVDKPLHWTSFDVVAKLRTLCKVKKIGHAGTLDPLATGLLIICTGQKTKTIEQYQNLPKTYQATITLGATTPTYDAEFPPENHRPYEHITESQVRAIIEKEFMGDILQVPPIYSAIKVKGKSAYQLARKGNKVELEPRKVHIYRFDLIDMRLPHLNVEIECSKGTYIRSIAHDLGQKLGTGAYLSQLRRIKIGSFHVEQAKTIQEWVGILTKS; encoded by the coding sequence ATGCAGTACGATTTTGCCAAAGGTGAGGTATTATTAGTAGATAAGCCTTTGCATTGGACATCTTTTGATGTAGTGGCTAAATTAAGAACGCTTTGCAAGGTAAAAAAAATAGGTCATGCAGGTACCTTAGATCCTTTAGCCACAGGGCTGCTAATTATATGCACGGGTCAAAAAACTAAAACTATTGAGCAATACCAAAATTTGCCTAAGACTTATCAAGCTACAATTACATTAGGTGCCACTACTCCCACATACGATGCAGAATTTCCACCTGAAAATCATAGACCTTATGAGCATATTACTGAAAGCCAAGTTAGAGCAATAATTGAGAAAGAATTTATGGGCGATATTCTACAAGTTCCCCCTATATACTCGGCTATCAAAGTAAAAGGGAAGTCAGCATATCAGTTAGCTCGAAAAGGTAATAAAGTAGAATTAGAACCACGTAAAGTGCACATTTATCGTTTTGATTTAATTGACATGCGGTTACCACACTTAAACGTAGAAATAGAGTGCAGTAAAGGAACTTACATTCGAAGTATAGCTCATGATTTAGGACAAAAATTAGGCACTGGGGCATATTTAAGTCAGCTGCGCCGTATAAAAATTGGGAGTTTTCACGTAGAACAAGCTAAAACAATACAAGAATGGGTAGGTATTCTGACCAAGAGTTAA
- the recF gene encoding DNA replication and repair protein RecF (All proteins in this family for which functions are known are DNA-binding proteins that assist the filamentation of RecA onto DNA for the initiation of recombination or recombinational repair.) — MYIQTLRLEYFRNHIQRELTFVPEINFITGLNGVGKTNILDAIYCLGFTKSYFQHLDRENITYGYEYTAVEGKFITQNQVDTIRYAYHSKTGKRIWLNQNVVPNLSKYVGKINMLFFAPYDVYALIESHEFRKRSFDLVLAQLYPEYLHALIQYQKVLKQRNSLLKQIQENIQPYNAELLITYDNLLEQFGETLFIYRKEFFSHFEPTFKEVYSKLCNSTELPSIEYLSHHKPNLAAYLMQHHKRDISAGRTLSGVHRDEIVFKINGLIAQSFASQGQQKTFILSLKLAQYLYIAQKKQTYPILLLDDICDKLDLSRLKHLFCFLDKYIQGQIFITDTQRDRIKHLSVQKNVYIIDL; from the coding sequence GTGTACATTCAAACATTGAGATTAGAGTATTTTCGTAATCATATCCAAAGGGAGCTAACCTTTGTCCCTGAAATCAATTTTATTACAGGTTTGAATGGAGTAGGTAAAACTAATATTCTGGACGCCATTTACTGCCTTGGCTTTACCAAAAGCTACTTTCAGCACTTAGATAGAGAAAACATTACCTACGGTTACGAATACACGGCAGTAGAAGGTAAATTTATTACTCAAAATCAAGTAGATACTATACGTTATGCTTATCACTCAAAAACAGGAAAAAGAATATGGCTTAATCAAAATGTTGTCCCAAATTTAAGTAAGTATGTAGGTAAAATAAACATGCTTTTTTTTGCCCCTTATGACGTATATGCGTTGATAGAAAGCCATGAGTTTCGCAAACGCAGCTTTGACCTTGTTTTAGCACAGTTATACCCTGAATATCTTCATGCCTTAATACAGTATCAAAAAGTGCTTAAACAGAGAAATAGCCTACTCAAACAAATACAAGAAAATATACAACCTTACAACGCAGAGCTACTCATTACTTATGACAACCTGTTAGAGCAGTTCGGAGAAACGCTATTTATTTACCGTAAGGAGTTTTTCAGCCATTTTGAACCTACTTTCAAAGAAGTATACTCAAAATTGTGTAATAGCACAGAATTACCTTCTATAGAATATCTATCCCACCATAAACCGAATTTAGCAGCTTACTTGATGCAGCATCACAAAAGAGATATCAGTGCAGGAAGAACTCTATCAGGAGTACACAGAGATGAAATTGTTTTCAAAATAAATGGCCTAATTGCCCAATCTTTTGCTTCACAAGGACAGCAAAAAACGTTTATTTTATCTCTTAAATTAGCGCAGTACTTGTATATTGCCCAAAAAAAGCAAACTTATCCCATTTTACTTTTAGATGACATTTGCGACAAACTAGATCTTTCACGCTTGAAACATCTTTTTTGCTTTTTAGATAAATATATCCAGGGTCAAATATTTATCACTGATACGCAAAGAGATAGAATAAAGCACTTGTCCGTTCAAAAGAATGTTTATATTATTGACTTATGA
- a CDS encoding DUF721 domain-containing protein: MKERLYGESTLSDCIHSFLKQSSLDKQMYEQLVISHWKDIVGEHAAEHTVSLFIKDKALHVKLNNSCWRNELHYRKQQIIQKINAFVNYDLIGEVHVY, translated from the coding sequence ATGAAAGAGCGGTTATACGGAGAAAGCACTTTATCGGACTGTATTCATTCTTTTTTGAAGCAAAGTAGTTTAGACAAACAAATGTATGAACAGTTAGTAATCTCTCATTGGAAGGACATTGTGGGAGAGCATGCCGCAGAACACACAGTTTCTTTGTTCATAAAAGATAAAGCGTTGCATGTAAAGCTCAATAATAGCTGCTGGCGCAATGAGCTTCATTATCGTAAACAGCAGATTATTCAAAAAATAAATGCTTTTGTCAATTATGACCTCATTGGCGAAGTGCACGTGTATTGA
- the pdhA gene encoding pyruvate dehydrogenase (acetyl-transferring) E1 component subunit alpha, which yields MAKKAQVKKDEYTAEFLLNWYEQALLMRKFEEKAGFIYQTQQKIRGFCHLYIGQEAVAVGVAAALRPDDYMISAYREHGQALAKGMSANSIMAELYGKITGCSKGKGGSMHLFSKEHRFMGGHGIVGGQIPLGAGIAFKIKYMKEDSVCVCFMGDGAVRQGSFHETFNMAMLWKLPVIFICENNLYAMGTSVERSSNVTDIYKLGLAYDMPSEQVNGMKARDVYEATKKYVELARKGHGPAFLEVRTYRYRGHSMSDPAKYRTKEELEQFRNLDPVMDLKREAIEAGATEAQCQAIEQKVNQIVEESVKFADESPFPTPDELYKDVYAEPNYPFINY from the coding sequence ATGGCTAAAAAAGCACAGGTCAAAAAAGATGAATATACTGCAGAGTTTTTGCTCAATTGGTATGAGCAAGCCCTTCTGATGCGCAAATTTGAAGAAAAAGCAGGATTTATCTATCAAACACAGCAAAAAATAAGAGGTTTTTGCCACCTGTACATTGGGCAAGAAGCCGTAGCCGTGGGCGTAGCCGCAGCCCTTCGCCCCGACGATTATATGATTTCTGCGTACAGAGAACATGGACAAGCCTTAGCTAAGGGAATGTCTGCTAATAGTATCATGGCTGAACTGTACGGTAAAATTACAGGTTGCTCAAAAGGAAAGGGGGGCTCTATGCACTTATTTTCAAAAGAACATCGCTTTATGGGCGGACATGGCATTGTAGGTGGACAAATTCCCTTGGGCGCAGGGATTGCCTTCAAAATTAAATACATGAAAGAAGATAGTGTCTGTGTATGCTTTATGGGAGATGGCGCAGTACGCCAAGGATCATTTCATGAAACTTTTAATATGGCTATGCTGTGGAAGTTGCCGGTGATATTTATTTGCGAAAACAATCTGTATGCAATGGGAACCTCCGTAGAGCGCAGCTCTAATGTTACCGACATTTACAAGTTAGGTTTAGCGTATGACATGCCCTCTGAACAAGTTAATGGAATGAAAGCAAGGGATGTTTATGAAGCTACCAAAAAATACGTAGAATTAGCTCGTAAAGGGCATGGACCAGCCTTTTTGGAAGTTAGAACCTACCGTTATCGTGGGCATTCTATGTCTGACCCTGCTAAATACAGAACCAAAGAAGAACTAGAGCAGTTTAGAAATCTTGACCCTGTCATGGATCTCAAACGCGAAGCCATAGAAGCAGGTGCTACCGAAGCACAGTGCCAAGCCATAGAGCAAAAAGTTAATCAAATTGTAGAGGAGAGTGTAAAATTCGCCGATGAATCGCCCTTTCCTACGCCTGATGAACTTTACAAAGATGTGTATGCAGAACCAAACTATCCTTTTATAAACTACTAA
- a CDS encoding Mrp/NBP35 family ATP-binding protein, with product MITKEKVIEALSHVQEPDLGKDLISLNMVKDIVIDGNKVEFTVVLTTPACPLKEAIEQACINAIKLMVDPNAVVKVNMSANVTTRREEGRTVLPEVKNIIAVVSGKGGVGKSTIAANLAISLAQMGAKVGLIDADIYGPSMPLMFGLEGKKPGVTQIKGKNYLVPIEKYGVKVLSIGFLVDPKQATIWRGPIASSALRQFVNDVDWGELDYLIVDMPPGTGDIHLTLVQTVPVTGVVVVTTPQPVALADARKAANMFQTPQINVPILGVVENMAYFTPMELPQHKYYIFGKDGGAQLAKELNVPLLGQIPIVQSIREGGDTGIPAALNDKDPITQKAFLLLCEQVARQVAIRNASLAPTQKVEITIS from the coding sequence ATGATAACCAAAGAAAAAGTTATTGAAGCACTTAGCCATGTACAAGAACCTGATTTAGGCAAAGACCTAATAAGCTTGAACATGGTCAAAGACATTGTAATTGATGGAAATAAAGTAGAATTTACAGTGGTATTGACAACACCCGCTTGTCCGCTTAAAGAAGCTATAGAACAAGCTTGTATCAATGCTATTAAGCTCATGGTAGATCCGAATGCAGTGGTAAAGGTAAACATGTCCGCAAATGTTACCACACGAAGAGAAGAAGGTAGAACAGTACTACCAGAGGTAAAAAATATCATTGCTGTCGTTTCAGGCAAAGGAGGTGTGGGTAAATCTACCATAGCTGCTAATTTAGCTATATCTCTCGCACAAATGGGCGCAAAAGTAGGGCTAATAGATGCAGACATTTACGGTCCTAGCATGCCTTTAATGTTTGGATTAGAGGGCAAAAAACCAGGAGTAACTCAAATTAAAGGTAAAAACTACCTTGTACCGATAGAAAAATACGGTGTAAAAGTTTTGTCTATTGGCTTTTTAGTAGATCCTAAGCAAGCTACAATATGGAGAGGTCCAATTGCTTCCTCTGCACTACGCCAATTCGTCAATGATGTGGATTGGGGAGAATTAGATTATTTAATCGTAGATATGCCCCCAGGCACAGGAGACATTCACTTGACCTTAGTGCAGACCGTTCCTGTAACAGGCGTCGTAGTGGTAACTACTCCCCAACCTGTAGCTTTAGCAGATGCCCGCAAAGCAGCTAACATGTTTCAAACACCTCAAATCAACGTTCCTATATTAGGAGTAGTGGAAAATATGGCTTACTTTACGCCTATGGAATTACCGCAACATAAGTACTATATTTTTGGGAAAGATGGAGGAGCTCAATTGGCAAAAGAACTTAACGTTCCTTTATTAGGTCAAATACCAATTGTGCAAAGCATCCGCGAAGGTGGAGATACAGGAATTCCTGCTGCCCTAAACGACAAAGATCCTATCACTCAAAAAGCGTTTTTGCTCCTATGCGAACAAGTAGCAAGACAAGTTGCTATACGTAACGCTTCATTAGCACCTACTCAAAAGGTAGAGATTACGATTTCTTAA
- the lptC gene encoding LPS export ABC transporter periplasmic protein LptC → MNTACRRTTDTFAENIQADSPIEIADSVEYTFSDSAKKRFYLTAAQVLTFEKKNKETKFIESKYRTFPKGVRVITYYWNGKEDIHLQANSGYWYETEQKIIGKNGVVLTNSEGGRLETDSLVYDQRAKKIYSDAPVKITTPTEIIEGIGFVANDNFTQYQIKNIIGTITLEK, encoded by the coding sequence ATGAATACAGCTTGTAGACGTACCACAGATACTTTTGCCGAGAATATTCAAGCAGATTCACCTATAGAAATTGCAGATAGTGTAGAATATACTTTCAGCGACTCGGCTAAAAAGCGTTTTTATCTCACAGCTGCCCAAGTGTTAACTTTTGAGAAAAAAAATAAAGAAACTAAATTTATAGAAAGTAAGTATCGTACATTTCCAAAAGGAGTAAGAGTTATAACTTATTATTGGAATGGCAAAGAAGACATACACCTGCAAGCCAATAGTGGATATTGGTATGAAACTGAACAAAAGATTATAGGCAAAAATGGTGTGGTACTTACTAATAGTGAAGGTGGAAGGCTAGAAACCGATTCGCTAGTTTATGACCAACGAGCTAAAAAAATTTACTCAGATGCTCCTGTAAAAATTACTACTCCTACAGAAATTATTGAAGGTATAGGTTTTGTGGCAAATGATAATTTTACTCAATATCAAATCAAAAACATTATTGGGACAATAACTTTAGAAAAGTAA
- the rsmD gene encoding 16S rRNA (guanine(966)-N(2))-methyltransferase RsmD, producing MIRIIAGKFKGKRLYPPKNLCTKPTMDIAKEGLFNILQHKFDWSEVRWLELFAGTGNMTYEAISRGALSATMVEKDKKCISFIQKQIQDLNISSQITLIPSDVWDFIAQPCLFPYTIVFLDPPYQMANTDKIVSKIFENHLVLPEGIVILEHESTKSFEGLSFFRQKRVYGRSAFSFFSNEYSL from the coding sequence ATGATACGAATAATAGCAGGTAAATTCAAAGGTAAGCGCTTATATCCTCCCAAAAACCTATGCACAAAACCTACAATGGATATAGCAAAAGAGGGTCTGTTTAACATCTTACAACATAAATTTGATTGGTCAGAAGTTCGTTGGTTAGAACTGTTTGCAGGAACAGGAAATATGACGTATGAAGCTATTAGCAGAGGCGCACTAAGTGCTACAATGGTAGAAAAAGATAAAAAATGCATCTCGTTTATTCAAAAGCAAATTCAAGACTTGAATATCAGTTCGCAAATAACACTTATACCATCTGATGTATGGGATTTTATAGCTCAACCATGTTTATTTCCTTACACGATTGTATTTTTGGACCCACCTTATCAAATGGCAAATACAGATAAGATAGTATCAAAAATTTTTGAAAATCACTTAGTTTTACCCGAAGGTATAGTAATTCTAGAACATGAAAGTACTAAAAGTTTTGAAGGTCTATCTTTTTTCAGACAAAAACGGGTATATGGCCGCAGTGCTTTCTCTTTTTTTAGTAATGAATACAGCTTGTAG